One stretch of Candidatus Anaeroferrophillus wilburensis DNA includes these proteins:
- a CDS encoding iron ABC transporter substrate-binding protein has product MRITRKTCCHVIAVLVLLTLFCGPTAASANLEGRLVTDLGGRTVVIPEQIDRLVALGPGALRLITYLQALDKVVGIEQIERQELPFYFRPYSVVAAKQLAHRHIVAPGGPGKLPDMEQLIACRPQVIICIGLDPMQVENLQQKTRIPTIMVTYGELGVLRQEVIQSLRLLGTILGKEDRADELITFIEMVQKELHDRVKSVTQQEKPTVYFGGIAYKGARGLTSTEANYLPGSMVKARNVVDAAKHDSHLFIDPEQLICWNPEVIFFDITSAPVIMPDFNRNSSFYHLLKAVKNGRVFTLLPYNQYNTNIEIALINAFFIGKTLYPFQFADITMDEKRSQIFQFFLGNPGPVNLPVDPSFQLTRFGFANN; this is encoded by the coding sequence ATGCGAATCACTAGAAAAACCTGCTGCCATGTTATAGCCGTCCTGGTGCTGCTGACGCTTTTCTGCGGACCAACCGCAGCGTCAGCAAACCTGGAAGGACGGCTGGTTACCGACCTGGGCGGCCGCACCGTTGTCATCCCGGAACAGATTGATCGACTGGTGGCCCTTGGTCCCGGGGCCCTGCGGCTGATTACCTATCTCCAGGCCCTGGACAAAGTGGTTGGCATCGAGCAGATTGAGCGGCAGGAGCTCCCTTTCTATTTTCGTCCTTATTCAGTGGTGGCGGCAAAGCAGCTTGCCCACCGGCACATTGTTGCCCCCGGCGGCCCGGGAAAACTGCCAGACATGGAACAGCTCATAGCCTGTCGACCACAGGTCATCATCTGCATAGGCCTTGATCCCATGCAGGTGGAAAACCTGCAGCAAAAGACCAGGATTCCCACCATCATGGTCACCTATGGTGAACTTGGCGTCCTGCGCCAGGAAGTCATACAATCCCTGCGCCTGCTCGGTACCATTTTAGGCAAGGAAGACCGGGCTGATGAGCTCATCACCTTCATTGAAATGGTGCAAAAGGAGTTGCACGATCGGGTAAAATCCGTTACACAACAGGAAAAGCCGACGGTTTATTTTGGCGGCATTGCCTATAAAGGGGCCCGGGGGCTTACCAGTACTGAAGCCAACTATCTCCCCGGCAGCATGGTTAAGGCACGTAATGTTGTCGATGCCGCGAAGCATGACAGCCATCTGTTTATCGATCCGGAACAGCTTATCTGCTGGAACCCGGAAGTAATTTTTTTTGACATTACCAGCGCCCCGGTCATCATGCCGGATTTCAACCGGAACAGCAGCTTCTACCACCTGCTGAAAGCCGTGAAAAACGGCAGGGTATTTACCCTGCTGCCCTACAACCAATACAACACCAATATTGAAATTGCCCTTATTAATGCATTTTTCATTGGCAAAACGCTCTATCCATTCCAGTTTGCCGACATTACCATGGATGAAAAAAGGAGCCAGATTTTCCAGTTTTTTCTCGGCAATCCCGGACCTGTCAACCTACCTGTCGACCCATCTTTTCAACTCACCCGTTTTGGGTTTGCCAACAACTAA